The DNA region CAGCCAACATTCTATTTGCTTTGGTCCTGAAAGCTTaagataacaaaaacaacagagaatTGAGAAAGCGCTCATAAAGAAACGTATAAGGATCTGATGAGCTTTTCAGCAGCGGGGATATCTATTTACAAATCCCAGATGCTTAGTGGCATTCCCTACAGACAAACATCTTAAAAGTCACAGCTTagatttaaacaaaatttttttagatgtatctttgttattttatgtgtgggagtgctttgcctgcacatatgtctgtgcactatgagCACGCCTTCTACCCTTAGAGGTCAgattctctgggactggagttacagatggttgtgagcctccgtgtgggtggtggggattgaaccctgtttccctgcaagagaagcaagtgttcttaaccacagagccaactCTTCATCCTGAAGACTCATGTctttaaatatatagatatagattgacaatagatagattgataggtgGATAAGTAGATACAGGTAGATATAGAGCTAGCTTAGCTAGCTATAGagctatatagatatagatatatattgatAGATATAGTATGCAGAATGGTGTCAGGAACAGAAAAGAGTGCCTTACAGTGTGTAGGGTGAGAATTGGGATGGATAAATAGACACCTTACATGTTTCGAGGGTTAGAATTGAGTCCCCAAAGAACGTATTCCCCTTTCAGTTCTATTTTACAAGGATGTGTGACAGATACAAAAGAGGAATGAAATGAcctgaatctatttttttttttattttttatttattttttttttttttggtttttttgagacagggtttctctgtttagccctggctgtcctggaactcactttgtagaccaggctggcctcgaactcagaaatccgcctgcctctgcctcccaagtgctgggattaaaggcgtgcgccaccacgcccggcgaaatGACCTGAATCTAAACGCGAGCCACTTACAGGATTTCTTTGGGTATGACACTTTACACGCCCCCCTCTCAGAGTACCTAgtattcatctgtaaaatgtcTATTTATGCATATGACTTATGAGAATTTTAAAGTTTAAGTGATTGCTCCTTTGAACACTTGATAATTAAAGGTATTGCTTCTCTTTCATTTATAATCATACAGTCTAAATAATGACCAACTCTTGATGATACACTTAAAGGAATGTCTCCTGGTGCCTCTTATCCCTTCCCGTAGACCAATATTCTCCAGCACCCAGATATGTCAGGTATATAGCAGCTCTCTTAAAGTCCAATCATACGTGATTTTTAGGAAATATTTTGAGGCTATCACTCCCCAGTTTCGTGTTCCTAAATAGCTTCTGCTTTTCCCTGGGGTTAAGTCGTGGACTCCATTGCTTTGGGGATTCAGCAGTTAGGTCTGTCCCTGTCCCGTCAGTCTCCTCTTCCTTACTGTTCCGTGGCTTTCTCGACTGTTCTCAATCTTCCTCAGGTTTTTCTTGTCAcgctcttcatttttttcctctaagatttagttttattttatgtgttcaaatgttttgccttcatgtatgtgtgtgcagcatgtgtgtgcctggtgcacaccaatcagaatggggccccggatcccctggaacagacgttacagaggttgtgagccaccgtgtgtggTAGGAACAAACCTTGTTCCTCTGTGTGTTCTTAATCTCCGAGCCGTCTTTTCAGTCCTTCCTCTGGTCTCTTTAACAACATGCCCCATCAGGCCCACTCTACCTCAATTTCCAAAACTTTTGAAGGGAACTTTTTATCCCATGTTGTCTCCACTCAGAAACCAGGCCACAAACCACCTGCTCCAGCAATAGACCCCAAAGTCCAGGAAGAGAtaataacacccccccccacacacacacacacaaggaacagCTTAAAGATAGCCACACGAATAGGAGGTACCTTATCTCAGGATAAGCCATCTGTGCTGCACAGCCCATCCTGTGGTTAATCATTTGTGACTCAGGAGTGCAGCCCATATGGGGCATCTGGCACCCATTAATGAGGACTTAAATTACTTAACTCTAacactataataataaaatgtttacatatctttttttttatgtttacataTCTTAAGTGTAAGTTACCTTGAAGTAGCCTCTGTTCTATCTTTTCAGGAACTGTGCTGGTGGCTCTAAGTTGAAGTCTTgggaagaaaaaggggagggaggcctgtctctgctctttgtGCTCAGCACTTTCAGAGTGCACGATCACATGATTTAAACGTTCCCTACAAGTTTGCGCATACATTCAGGCcataaattgaataagaggtTTTTAACAGAGAATGTCTACATGCATATCCACTAGaagtaattatctagctaaacattcatcatttgTTACTAGGTTTATAAGTTCATGGAGGGTTAAAAGACATAACTAAGTTGTCCTTGAAGTTTcatatagataaacccagtcaatattttatcttctgtccttgtacCCATAGTGTAAATCCTTAGCTCCTTCTTTATGTCCTTTGGTTAACGgtttttacaacctcttggaatgtgctttagGTTTTAGATGCCTGTCTGGGTCACCATTCTGAGGCAGTGGTAGCCCctgcatgctggttgtttctgcagaataaatgctctttgctcctgcatactatttgagtctggggtcttccttcagcaattcTTGAACCCTAACATTTTCTCATTATGATACCTGTCATGTACACCCCAGATGGCACCTCCCCCGATGGGTCATCATGTCTATCTAGTCCCTCACAGACACTGTGCCTAGCTTTTGTACAATTCACCCTTGAAAACTGTTTTCAGTCACTGTGACATTCTTGTATAAGCTCTGTGAAGGCAAGAACATTCTGATTCCTGAGGAACAAGTAAATGGCTGGCATAGGCAATTGGAGTTGCTTACACTGAAGAACCAACATGGTCCACTGACAGCATTAGATTGCAAAGATGCAGAGACACCCTAAATAGAAAACTATCCAAAGCTAGTTAAGAGCTTAAAACCAAGAATGTCTTTCACAGAACTGGTTTCACATTTCAAACATATCTACACAAGGGTCTAAGCATTTTCTGCTGAAATGTTTTTACTTTCAGAACTGTTTTCAGTGATTCCTCCAGATGTGTGTGGCATCTCTTCCTTATCTTTTACACACAGTCTCCTCCTTTGCCAATACTGACCACCCTCCCTCAGCCCCTTCAGTAATCCGAATGGCTTGTTCTTTCTCAAGACTAGCAAGAAAGAAAGTGGCAAGCAGGGAACTGCGACAGAGACTCTCAaaacaccactgaagaaaataggaaagagcGTTGCACTCCGATGGCACGGAGGTGAGTCAGCACTGGCTGATTTCCACAGGCAGAGTGGGAGAGGAGGACCAGCTCAGGGAATGAGGAACTGGACGGAGAAGAGGAGTGGGCAGCAGCAGTGGTGAATTCCAGGGTCACTGGGTCGGGGGGTGGTGTCCGGGCACAGCAGGGTCTTACTGGGCGACCGATGTGTTCCAGGCTACTTGATCAAGCAACATGTTTCCACGAACCAGCTTCTGAGTCTTGCTCAAAACTGAAGCCCGGTATTGGCAGTGCAGTCTAACGAATTCCTTTTGCTTGGTCCTTTAGAATATTCTTCTTGCAATAAACCTGACCCAAAAGGCAGATGGTAGCCAGTGTTAAATATCAGTGAAGCCCAGCGTTTGCATGGTGTGGCAGACGACCCAGCTCTCCAGCATCTCCAGCTGGTCTTCAGTGAGAGCAGTTTCAGTTGCAATTACTAAAGAGCCAGAAACGGGTCAttaatcttttaataaaaatacaccGGTTCGGATTCAGTGCACTCAAATTGTGTGTCATTTCTTATCAACTCAGTGCAACTCCTGGAGCCATTTGGATGCTGTGTGTGCTCTGGGGTCAAGTCTTGCTGAGACAGGAAGCAAATCTGACCCAGAGAGTGTAGGAGTGCTGGTCCTTTGTCACAAAACTATTGTCCAGCTAGATAAAGGATTGCTCCACAGTGGAGAAAGGACTTTTAGCATCTGGTTTTCTCTTAGAAGAACAGAAAGGGccatcccacctctgtctcctttgAATCTTTTCTTAGAAACTTTGCTGCCACAACACAGGCGAGGGTAGCTTCTCTGTACTCCGGAGCCAAAACTCCGTGAGCATAGTGCCTCTCAGTAATGAATGGGGTGCGGCTGCCACCCAGGGTCCCTGAGGTCCTCAGCAGCCACAGGACATCGACCTGCAGCCCCTAGGCCTTCACTCTTTGACAAAAGCACAGCAGAGACTACTTTCAGCACCCTGGAGAACCCTGATTTACAACATCAAGCATTTTCAAAGGCTGTTTGCTATCATGAAGTTTTTTCCCCTCACAACCCAAATAAATATAGTGAcccaaataaattttaattatttactactAGTAGAAAATAGGGtcagaggcataggcaggtggatctttgtgagtttggggccagtctggttaacagagcaagttccaagacagccaaagctacacagagaaaccctatcttaaaaaacaaacaaataaaaaaagaaagtaaaagagagacagagacacgcacactcgcgtgcgcgcgcacacacacacacacacacacacacacacacacacgagagagagagagagagagagagagagagagagagagagagagagagagagagagagaagcattacAGAAACTGAAACACCCAGGTTGCCTGAGGGTACTGGGAACCTTAGTCCCTTAGTCACGGGGCCAAAAAGCCATTGCAGAAAAGCAGTCCATTCCTGGGATTCGCAGGCACTGTCTCCCTTCCAGTCTCCAATCCCACTCTAAATAGGACCCAGTGTATGATTTAGACTTCTCCTGGTTATttattacagaagctttgctccTTCCATCCATGGGCTGCTCTCTCTGATCTCCAAAGCGCTCAGCTCATCGAAGTCCGATTTCTGTGTTGTTCATTGCCTCTTCCAGAGGTTCTCACGCTTCCTGACgatgcgaccctttaacacagttcctcatgccgtggtgacccccagccataaaattattttcattgctacttcctaactgtaattttgctactgttataaattgtaatgtaaatatatggtGTGCAGAATGTCTGCTATTCGAAAGGGGTTGTTTCCCATGGGTTTCTAACCTCATTTAGTCCCTCTCTTCGGTTTTGTTCTTTCAGGTACTGACTTTCCTCTAGTGTCTGGTGAGCTTTGGTTGACTGTAAACAATCTTAAGCTCCATGGAACCGCATGGAAAGTCTGGGATCAGGGTGGGGCATGGCGGAGGGAACTGAGCAGAACTGGCTGTTCTGGGCCTGAATGTTAGCAACAGTGGGTCTTTTGTCCTGCTTGTCATGGAGGGACAAAAGTTACTTCAGAGAGGGATCCTACTGGCTCCTGCCTGGGAGATAATTATGGCAGACAGAAATCGAGGTGCCCAAAACTCAGAAAGGGCTGATTCAAAGTGAGGGGCTTTGTGGCTCCCATGAGACCCCAGTGCATGTGAGGCTGGGGCGGAGGCAGCACTGTGTGCTGGAAAGGTGAACTTCACAGTGGGTTCCAGGAGAGCTTTGGCGAGGGTGAGGACTTGTCTCGGTAACATCAAAGGAAGAGGGCGAGGGACTTTGAATTTCCCCATTTAACATCTGCCTTTTCTTGTGactcactctccctccccccctttccatttcttcttataCTAAGTGCATGggtttaaaaaaatgccttatgAGTCTAGGCATCACTGTCCGCCAGCCTCTGTCTTGGACCACAGTTGTGTAATGAGAGATTGCCAAGTCCAGATCTATAATCCCAAAGACTGACCTTCCCATCATCCTCTACAGATGAGGAGTCAGCAGGCTGTGCCCCTATCTGGGGGTTTAACCCCTGTGCACAGAGACATCCAAACAGTCTTATGCCTCCTAAACTGCCGTACACTGTGGCTTCTACACCTATTACTTGCTAGGTTGTAGGAGCTAGCTAGCTTTTCCCTGATTTCTCTTTCTGTACACACTTAGGTGTCAGCTCCCCTATTGTACCTTGATCACAacgtgttttgtttgctttgttttgttttggtttttttttttttttttttttttttttttNNNNNTNTNTNNGNgtgtgtgtgtgtgtgtgtgtgtgtgtgtgtgtgtgttgccggcttctgcctctgtgtaccatatgtatgcctggtgttgtggaggccagaaggtgtctggtcccctggactggagttacagagagttggaAGTCACCAGGTGAGTCCCTTCGCTTGGTTTTTGAGACCCTCTCTGATTGTGGTTCTCTAATTCCTGTGCTCAGATGAACACCTACCTACCTTAGCCTCTAGAGCTCCATCTGAGCACTTAAGAACCTTCGTCAGTATTTTAATGGCATTGGCAAGGGATCAGAGTCAGAACTAAGGGCCTAGCCCTTCACCCACAGGGCAATTTAGAAACATAAATTTTGACAAAATCTTTGTCTTTTACAGTTGATTAGCATTTTAGACATTAGTCAAAAGTCAACTAGAACCTTCCTGGGTTCCCTCTCCCAGGCCTGAAGCTCTAGTTACTCTGCTTAGGGAACTAATTTCCTCCTCATTTGGCTACAAGGAAGCTGAATAGATTGTGAATTGAAAGTATGCCATAGGTAGCTGTACTTTGTGATGTGTAAATGCCCacagtcccagcacttagagacAGACACCAGAGGATCCCAGCAAACCCTcagccaaccagggctacataacaagGATGATATGGGAAATCTCACTACATTTCTTACGATAGCAaaactcaggggctggagagacggctcagtggttaagagcactaacagctcttccagaggtcctgagttcaattcccagtaaccacatggtggctcataacgaTCTGTAATgaaacccaatgccctcttctggtgcatgactgaagacagcttcagtgtgctcatataaataaaaataaaacagtcttttaaaaaaccaCATTCCATTTGTTGTCATCTCTCTACCAGGAAatgaaaacttcatttaaaaaaccCCACAGCCCCCCTGAGATGATCACTTTTAAGGGCAGCGCATGATCGGATTCATGTGTGTGGTTCCCGTTGAAGCTTTCTGTTTTAACGTGGAGAGGAGATGCAGAGAGCATGGCATGAATGGGGCAGGAACGATGCCCACAGGAGCCTCCCCTACACTAGTCAGACGACATGAACCATAGCCAGGAAATGCTCCAGAGTAGGACTCAGCTAAGCAACGTGATGTCATGTGACACATCCTTCTGATGTCATGTGACACATCCTTCTGAAGAAGAGATGCATGAGGCAGGTCCAACTGGgggaacatacacacaaaatcagttgtttttttttaagattaattaatttattttatttatgtgagtacactgtagctgtcttcagacacaccagaagagggcgtcagatcccattacagatggttgtaagacatcatgtagttgctgggaattgaactcaggacctctggaagagcagtcagtgcccttaaccgctgagtcaactctccagccctccacacAAAGTGATTTTTAGAAATCAGTGCAAAATGTTGAATGCATACAGAATAGTTTAATACAAAGGCATGTTGGTGAAAGTAGTTGCTGCTTTTAACTGTAAATAttagtttttttctcttataGTCCCTTAACTTCAAATTAAATTGAAGGAAAACCCTCATTTAGAAACAGAAGTACTTCTCCATTCATAAGGATCCAAATCTTTAAGCAATTTGAAATAAATTCTGTGCATTTATTCCTGGGCTGCTAGAACATCTCTCATCAAATATATGACAAAGGAAGGTCAAGTGCTAAAGTCCATAGATCTGTAGGAACTTCCTGCTTCGCACACAGATCAAATGCCAGAGGCTACACGCTGTTGGAAAAGGAGGGACTTGGAGGATGCTTAAATAGCAGGCATGCTCTCTCTAGTCAGCCAGCAGCTGACCCAACCTCCGGTCACCATGAAGGCTCTCCTGACTCTGGGACTCCTCCTGCTTTCTGTCACTGCCCAGGCCAAGGTCTATGAACGTTGTGAGTTTGCCAGAACTCTGAAAAGGAATGGAATGGCTGGCTACCGTGGTGTCAGCCTGGCCAACTGTAAGTCTCTTCTTCCTGATGGCTCCAGCTAAGCTCTCAGAACAGGGACAAGGGGGGCACTGAGTGACCAGAGGGGAAGCTGCAGCATATGCTGTCATGGTTGTTCCCTGTGTGACAGAGGTCATTTGACTGAAAGCatcagtttttgtcttttgaatCAGAGATGCTGGGGTAGGGGCTTGGAAGGGACACTGTGTGCCATGCTAAGGCAACAGGACATGAGGGGCTCAGGGACTGTCACTGGGCTTCCCAGTTGCTTCAGACTCAGCAGCCCATGAGGGAGGGGCTGAAAAGAGATGGCACCCAGCCATTCAGAACCTGGGATCTGAGATCCTGGACTGACATGGCActtgtcttcatttctcttaCTGTGGCGTGCAGAGGGGTCCTACTTGCCCCTAATTGCTGGATAAATGAGGTCCTCAGAAACTGAGTATAATGAGACTTAGTATTGTTCTTCATTCTGGGGTGACCTTCAGTTTCACACAAGGAAAGATGTGGAGGATGAACAGTTCCTTATGACTTAAGTCATCTATGTTATCACAATCAGATTCAACTGAAGTGTATGCTACTCAACAGAGAGATGTGTGGgtggtggatggatgaatggaacTACAGAATAGCCTTTTCTGTCATGATGTTCTTGCTTTACATATTCTCATTAGACATTTGTGATGGTGCACACTCNTGGAATCCAagcaatgggaggcagaggcaggaggttgcAAGCTCAGTGGGGTCAGAGGAGATGGTAAAAGCAATGGGAGAATTAGCTGTTTTATTTGGAAGGCNGCGGGGTTTCATcacacagccctggctgacctggaacttgccatgcagaccaggctggtctcaaactcacacagattcAGCAGCCTCGGCCTGACAACTGCAGGGAATAAAACTGAGCACCACTGTGGCAGGTTTACATTGTAAATGTCCCTTAACCTGGTTATTCTTGGTGTGAATTGATTTGTCCTCCAAGGGGTTCGCTTTGGGGCACTGGAAAATTACTTGGTGACTGGGCACAGAAGTTGTATCTACctgaaggacagaggcaggaggttcactTGACACCAGAGACTACGCTGGgcagcacagacagacacaggcacatatgAACTAGTGGTAGTACATTCTATAACCCAACCACACGATTGTACTTCTAGGACATCACTTCTAAATCAGCCAACTCAAAAAGCTGATTTTGGTATCAAATATGGATCATTTGNGGTTGATGCTTAttgataaattttctttttcttctcagggGTGTGTTTAGCTCAGCACGAGAGCAATTATAACACACAAGCTACAAACTACAACCCTGGATCCCGAAGCACCGACTATGGGATATTTCAGATCAATAGCCGATACTGGTGTAATGATGGCAAAACTCCAAGAGCTGTGAATGGCTGTAGGATACCTTGCAGTGGTAAGACAAGGCAGGGTACTGTGATAGCAAACAATCATTCTGCTCTTACTGCAAGAGCAAAGATTCTGTGCAGGAGAAGTAANAATGGGGAAAACATCAGAAACCAGGGGAAACTGCCTTTACTGTTAGAAGGTCATCAAAATTAACCAAGTAAGGCATTAGGCTCACACTGTATTTGACGATAGAATACCCTGTCTACACATCAGAGGGCCCTTGGTCCCACCTCcaaaatcaatgaataaatgaaatgaaataaatagagGCTGGACAGATAGTTCTGATGGAAGAGTCATCATGGTTTGACCCCCCGGCAGCCACAAAAAAAGCTGAGATTGGTGACATgggtttgtaaccccagcacagggGCGTCTGACACAGGCAGATCTGGAGGGCTCACTGGCCACCCAGCAGAGCCTGTTCTGCAAGCCAGTTCCCAATGGCAGAACCTGCCTCACAAACACTGTGGACTGCTCCTGGGACAGCCCTCAGTCAGTGATCTGTAATTCCTGCTCTGTTAAACCTGGTTGTCAATTTTTCAAGATAAGGTGGACTTTGGGGCATTCCTTGTAACCTGCTTAGTCTGACATTAGAAGCATTCTGGACACTCATCTTAGTCACTGGGAAGTGTTAGAAAACACCAGCATCGGAGTGTCACTCCCAGAGTGAGCACTCAAGGATCAACTTAACTGAACCCTTTGGGACATGCTCCTGTAGAACGTCAATCTATACTGTCTGTACATGTAAAGTTATATGATGCACATATATGCTCACACCATGTAaagattttacagttttatataaACTATACTTAAACAGCTCCATGATATGGCTATCACACAAAACCACATATGGAGTAACAGATACTGACCTGGATTCTCATCTTCAAGAGGGACTAAAATTACAGGAGCAATATTCTGTGTTTGAAAACAGCACTCGAAGTCTTAAGTCAAAAAGCAGCAGGGCTCCTTCTGTTTTACTGGTTATAACCTGCTAGGAAAATCTTTATACATAAAAGGCTtatactctgttttctttttaaagtatacatttacctctgtgtgtgtgaattttgccTGATATGCTTCTGGTCACCCTGTTTGCCTGGtccctgtggaagccagaacagggcatcagctctcctggaagtggagttacagagttgtgagctgccgcgtgggtgctgggaatcgaatcctctggaagagcttcgGGGGCTCTTAGCCAgcgagccacccctccagcccctggttttTCTTTAAGATACATTTTCCCTGGGAGGTGCCCAGGTGACAGTTCTCTGCCTGCTCCATTTCCCAGTGTGAGGAAGAGCAGGGGGTGCCCTCTAGCTGACAGTCACACACCCTCCAGTGAGTCCTGTCTGTCATGGGGCTTCNCTACTTTTCACCAGGGCTGGGATGCTGTGACCCTGAGTGGTTGGTTGCACATGCTTAAACCCACAACCACTGAAGCACATCCCAAACCCACCAGGGACTCTGTAAATGAGAAATAGGGTGACTTACACTGAGTCACATGGAAGGAGCCCAGCTGCTTTAAGACCTAAGACTAAAGCATGTTGTTTTCAAGCACAGAATATTGCTACTAATGTTATTCCCTTTTTAGGGTGAGAATTCAGGTAAGTATTTGTTACTGCAGACATGGTTTTGAGAGCATATCAATAGACTGTCTCCAGTTATCATAAATGCACAGACACTGGAGAAATAATTTGTTGAGCTCACTGCTCACTGCCACAGAGAATGCTGGCTGGATCTAACCTAAATTGGTTCTATAACTCTCCTTGTCATTCCTCACCCCTGTCTTTCAGCTCTGCTGAAGGATGACATCACTACAGCCATACAATGTGCAAAGAGGGTGGTGAGAGATCCCCAAGGCATTCGAGCATGGTAGGTTCAAACACTGGAAGGTTAATCGTTTGATATAAGCAGTGTGTCTAAGTGCTCGGTGTCATCTGAGAACTGCGGGTGTTGCTGGGGGCTTATCCTACATCATCTTTAGGGNATACACCTACTTCCTTCTCAGGCCTGCAGACTAGTTGTAGCATCAGTGGACTGTGCGTTCACAGGATGCAGCATCACCCTTGAGCATCCTGTGCTCTGCTGAGCAGGCAGAGCATCAAACCCCCAGGTAGACTCAGCTCCAGAGTCAGAGGCGGCTTCTGGGGACAGGGACAGCCTGTGTGTCACACCAGCTCTTGGCCCAGAACCCAATGTCCTTTAGTGTCACCTCACAaggtctgagtgtgtgtgtgacaaggacACAGACTTTAACCATTGATCCCCATGTCTCTTTCCCCCACAGGGTCGCATGGCGTAAACACTGTCAAAAACGAAACCTATCCCAGTATATTCGGAACTGCGGAGTCTGACCGCTGTGTGCTTCTACTGCAGCtcattctgtctctttctcactgtACGAATAGATATGGGGAAGGCCACACTTCTTCGTTTTCCCCTCTATCTAACAGGACTTCAGCAAACGGAGACTTCCCCCTAACAAGCTTCAGCTGATACTGTGTTTGCTGTGTTGTGCAAAGTCTCCCTCGTCAGTCAGCTAATCCCCTGGACGCTCCTGACAGTCATGCAGCACAGTGATGGCCACACAGACACCTCTGTAGGTCAGTTATTCACCCAGGAAGTGGTTCACGTTGAGCTCCATCAGAATTCATCTTAATCAGTCCTGTGCTGCATAAAAATACACCTATTTACAGAAGATGAGTTGATAttggggaaactgcagttggtgagctccagggcTTTGTGAAGTCCCAGTTACAACAGTCTCTGTGGTGGGCCAGGCCAGCACCCAGTTAGAACAGCCTCTGTGGGGGGCCAGGCCAGCATCCAGTTAGAACAGCCTCTGTGGTGGGCCAGGAGGGTTTCTGGGGGCACAGGACTCTCAGTGGATGAGAACTGAGATTGTCTAAACTCAGAAGCTCACCAGAAAACCTGTGACCTTTCAAAACATTTCTTAGAGCTGCCCAATTTATCccgcttaaaaaaataaattctcagcTCATGTATCAGTGTGTTTCACCCTTGAGAGGATGTTCCCAGTGTCACAAGGNATTCAGGAGGGACTAGTGAGCTGTGCCTGTCCTGATCTTTCTCAAGTTCCCTCACTCATACTTACTAACTCTGAGACAGATGAGCCTGTATCAGCGAACAACCACAGGAGCAAATCTAACCTCACAGTGAAAAAGTACAAATAGTATTAAATGATTTTCAATGCACgggttgttttttctttactctgAAATGGTGTGTCTGGGGGGGGGATGTTTATATATTGGGAAATAATCAACTTGGCAGTCTTAACTGGGCCTACACTCTCACCTACACATAACCAGCTGAATATCTGGTAAAATTCAAGAGCAATTTGGCCAATCTCCCCCCATCCCTAAGTGGCCCTTGAGAGAGTGAGCCACTCTTTATGTCCAGAGTCTACCCCAGCCCAGCCTCATCTCCAGCATGCTGCTTCTTCTCATGCCTCTGCTGGCTTTTAGGTTGTGATTTCGTTGCTCAGTGTGGGAGCGCTCAGGGCTCTATCAGTtaccaaaatgtgtgtgtgtgtgtgtgtgtgtgtgtgtgtgtgtgtgtgtgataatattTTTGAccaatgtttatatattatattatatttttgacccatatatatttatacatatatgatatatctaAACATGggtctaaaataaaatgtatgtgggATTCTGTATACTAGCTGAATTTCCATCTCCTAATCTCACCATCACAACCAAACAAACAGCGCATTTTGCGCCTGCCATTTGCTCTCCTAAATGGCCTCAATTCACTTCCCTTTATCCTTCAAATTCAGAGCATCTGCTGGTTAACTGTGCTTTCCTATGAGCCTAGAGGAATGACAGTCTTTGCAAAAGTCCCAGCAGCCACCGCAGCTAAGAGCTTCCAAAGATCTTTAGAAACTGCacaggtggggctggtgagatggctcactgggtaagagcactgacttcttctcttcccaaggtcctaagttcaattccagcaaccatatggttgctcacaaccatgatatctgacaccctcttctggtgtatatgaagacagctacagtgtacttgtttataataataattgtttGGGCGAGAGCAAGTTGAGCCAACTGGGGAGATCGGACCAAACAGAGTGAGCAGgattgaccagagcgagcag from Mus pahari chromosome 9, PAHARI_EIJ_v1.1, whole genome shotgun sequence includes:
- the Lyz gene encoding lysozyme C — its product is MKALLTLGLLLLSVTAQAKVYERCEFARTLKRNGMAGYRGVSLANWVCLAQHESNYNTQATNYNPGSRSTDYGIFQINSRYWCNDGKTPRAVNGCRIPCSALLKDDITTAIQCAKRVVRDPQGIRAWVAWRKHCQKRNLSQYIRNCGV